The Bremerella cremea sequence GCCACCATCGAACAGATCGTACGCCAAATCGTTCTTTCGCAGAGCGGTGGCGATCCGATTCATCCGGTTTCGGTTCAGACCCCTGCTGCCCCGAAATTGGTCGTCAGCATTTCGGCTCGTCATATCCATTTGACCGACGCCCACGTCGAAACGCTGTTTGGTCCTGGCCACGTGCTGACCCCCATGAAAGATCTCTACCAAGACGGCTTTTACGCCGCCGAAGAGACCGTCATGGTCGTCGGGCCACGTCGCCGCATGCTCGAAAAAGTCCGCGTGCTTGGCCCGACCCGCGACTATAGCCAAGTGGAACTGGCCTTCACCGATGCGATTTCGCTCGGCATCGAGGCCCCGGTTCGTGCCAGCGGCAAAATCGAAGGCACCCCCGGCTGCGTGCTGGTTGGGCCGAAAGGTGCCGTGCAACTCGATCAAGGTGTCATTCGCGCCGAACGCCACGTTCACATGAATAACCGTGATGCGGAGTTCTACGGCGTGAAGAACGGCGACCGCATGAACCTCCGAATCACTTCACTCGGCTGCACCACTACGTTTGAAGACCTCCTGGTCAGAGCCGACGGTGTCAGCAAGTTGGAGGTTCACATCGACACCGATGAAGGCAACGCGTGCAACCTAGACGCCGCCACCGAGATCCAACTGCTCAAGCAAGAACCCTGCGGCTGCAAAACAAAACATTAAAACCCTCGCGTCCATCTTCTGTGGTTCGCCTTTGCTGCTGAACACGGAAGACGGACACACTTGAAAATATTTACGCTTTCGTTGGTCTCCATGATTTTGCCACTTTGAGACCTCGCCCGAGACCAGCGAGAGCGTTTTAAATCGATCCCTGTTTTTTTGAAGATATCGCATCGGTTTTCGATGCGAATTGAAGTAACGGTTTCCTTTTTTGTTCGGGAGATTAAACCCCATGGCGAAAGTAATGGAAGCGTTGGGCATGATTGAAACCAAAGGTTTTGTGACCTTGGTGGAAGCCACCGACGCAATGTTGAAAGCAGCCAACGTGACGTTCGTTGGTTGGGACAAAGTTGGCAGCGGCCTGGTTTCCGCTTTCATCACCGGCGACGTCGCCGCTGTGAAGGCTGCCACCGATGCTGGTGCTGCTGCTGCCGGTCGTTTGGGCGAAGTCGTCAGCGTGCAAGTTATTGCTCGTCCGCACGAAGACATCGGTATTGTTCTGCCCCCGCCAGTCAAGACGGTCTACACCTCGGCTGAATAGTCTCCTCCCCACTTAAGAAACATCCGCGAAGGAACATTTTCCATGCAAAACGCAATTGGTTTGATTGAAACCAAGGGTTTGGTTGGTTTGGTCGAAGCGACCGACGCCATGGTGAAGGCCGCGAACGTGAAAATCGTAAAGCGCGTCAACATCGGCGGTGGCTTGGTTTCGACGGTCGTCAGTGGCGACGTTGGTAGCGTTCGTGCTGCCGTCGAAGCTGGTGCGCATGCCGCTCAGCAAGTTGGCGAACTGGCCGGTAGCCACGTTCTGCCTCGTCCGGCTGAAGGTTTGGTCGACGTTTACTTTAGCTAAACCGTACCATCCCAGCCGTAACCCCACGGAGCATCCCCAGGCGAAAGGAGTCCAAACGCGATGAAGGTTCTCGTAGCAAATCTCGGCTCGACTAGTTTTAAGTATCGCTTGTTCGATATGGACAGCGAAACGCAATTAGCCCGAGGTGGGATCGATCGAATTGGATCTTCTGAAAGTTCCTGCAGCGTGCAGATTGGCGATTGGCAAGAAGAAGTCACGGCGCATGTCCCCGACCATGCCGTGGCCGTTCGCAAATGCCTCTCGCAACTGACCGATGCAGAGCACGGCTGCCTGAAAGATGC is a genomic window containing:
- the pduL gene encoding phosphate propanoyltransferase produces the protein MSSSLNLDQATIEQIVRQIVLSQSGGDPIHPVSVQTPAAPKLVVSISARHIHLTDAHVETLFGPGHVLTPMKDLYQDGFYAAEETVMVVGPRRRMLEKVRVLGPTRDYSQVELAFTDAISLGIEAPVRASGKIEGTPGCVLVGPKGAVQLDQGVIRAERHVHMNNRDAEFYGVKNGDRMNLRITSLGCTTTFEDLLVRADGVSKLEVHIDTDEGNACNLDAATEIQLLKQEPCGCKTKH
- a CDS encoding BMC domain-containing protein, whose product is MAKVMEALGMIETKGFVTLVEATDAMLKAANVTFVGWDKVGSGLVSAFITGDVAAVKAATDAGAAAAGRLGEVVSVQVIARPHEDIGIVLPPPVKTVYTSAE
- a CDS encoding BMC domain-containing protein, which encodes MQNAIGLIETKGLVGLVEATDAMVKAANVKIVKRVNIGGGLVSTVVSGDVGSVRAAVEAGAHAAQQVGELAGSHVLPRPAEGLVDVYFS